In Fluviispira sanaruensis, a genomic segment contains:
- the mutM gene encoding bifunctional DNA-formamidopyrimidine glycosylase/DNA-(apurinic or apyrimidinic site) lyase, with translation MPELPEVQNFAQSIQSNYVGKKFKNIIFHRDNLRYPFEKAKLEKIFANGIEFLNCYREGKQIILQTSNGSVTISLGMTGAFKAANQNEVEKHQHITLNFKNGESLAFVDPRRFGFWKVFDSKELKKTSCDPLVETDLLELFLSEVVKNKCISVKDMLMDQKLIGGIGNIYALEALFLAEILPTTRCVDLSITKWKKLAKEIPIILNQAIALGGSSISTYRSFKGDKGSFQTLHKVYGRENEKCLKKGCQGNIKRIAQSGRSSWYCPDCQF, from the coding sequence ATGCCTGAGCTACCTGAGGTGCAAAATTTTGCGCAATCCATTCAGTCCAATTATGTAGGAAAAAAATTTAAGAATATTATTTTTCATAGAGATAATTTAAGATATCCATTTGAAAAAGCAAAATTAGAGAAAATATTTGCTAATGGGATCGAGTTTTTAAATTGCTATCGAGAAGGCAAACAAATTATTCTGCAAACTTCAAATGGTTCTGTAACAATCAGTTTGGGTATGACCGGTGCATTTAAAGCAGCAAATCAGAATGAAGTTGAAAAGCATCAACATATTACTTTAAACTTTAAAAATGGTGAATCTCTTGCATTTGTTGATCCAAGAAGATTTGGTTTTTGGAAAGTTTTTGATTCAAAAGAACTAAAAAAAACGAGTTGTGATCCACTTGTAGAAACGGATCTTTTAGAGTTATTTTTATCTGAAGTCGTAAAAAATAAATGCATTTCTGTTAAAGATATGCTTATGGATCAAAAGTTAATTGGTGGAATAGGCAATATATATGCACTCGAAGCGCTTTTTCTTGCAGAAATTTTGCCAACAACTCGTTGTGTTGATTTATCAATAACGAAATGGAAAAAGTTAGCTAAAGAAATTCCAATTATCCTTAATCAAGCAATTGCTTTAGGGGGCTCTAGTATTTCTACTTATCGATCATTTAAAGGCGATAAGGGTTCATTCCAAACTTTGCACAAAGTTTATGGAAGAGAAAATGAAAAATGTTTGAAGAAAGGGTGTCAAGGAAATATAAAAAGGATTGCTCAGAGTGGGCGCAGTTCTTGGTATTGTCCCGATTGCCAATTTTAA
- the lysA gene encoding diaminopimelate decarboxylase, giving the protein MSLLLIQIEKGKKMRPFFNLKAVSERTLGHGFFIDSVPLSHILDLSTSPVYVTSLNAIAERISIYKKSLENYFINHSIFYAMKANYAETILQHIKETGAGVDIVSIGEWRAARHAGFSPQKICFAGVGKKEVEWIEAIEGGIGFINVEHLSELQDILNYLSTHKLKLSSLPILSLRLNPCVEVKTHPHLKTGALDSKFGILFEHFVNWINIIQQDFSTQQDFANWLSPLKGIHVHVGSQLMENKIFSLVIDKVLECAHFMFEKNMLPMHLDLGGGLGVPYEGVDPNGDDIKKHIELFSTILVNNIKKYEALQDKWGKKCENLNVSFEPGRSVVASSTVFITKVLYTKHNSAEHHFCYVDGAMNDFPRPSLYNAQHQCEVINFQEIEKLETQFHWKIVGPVCESGDFLSSDALLPNLKKNDVIAFFEAGAYCRSMANNYNLRKLPSEIFIKDGRIIKIINNELPPIQ; this is encoded by the coding sequence ATGAGTTTACTTTTAATTCAAATCGAAAAAGGTAAAAAAATGCGTCCTTTTTTTAATCTCAAAGCTGTTTCAGAAAGAACATTGGGTCATGGCTTTTTCATTGACTCTGTTCCATTATCACATATTCTTGATCTAAGCACTTCACCTGTTTATGTCACGAGTTTAAATGCAATTGCAGAAAGAATTAGTATCTATAAAAAATCTTTAGAAAATTATTTTATAAATCATTCCATATTTTATGCAATGAAAGCAAATTATGCAGAAACGATTTTGCAACATATTAAAGAAACAGGCGCTGGAGTTGATATTGTTTCTATTGGTGAATGGCGCGCGGCACGACATGCAGGCTTTTCTCCTCAGAAAATTTGTTTTGCGGGTGTAGGTAAAAAAGAAGTGGAGTGGATAGAAGCTATCGAAGGAGGAATAGGATTTATAAATGTTGAACATCTCAGTGAACTTCAAGATATTCTTAATTACCTTTCCACTCATAAATTGAAATTATCGTCTCTTCCTATTCTATCTTTGCGCTTAAACCCTTGTGTTGAAGTCAAAACGCATCCCCATCTTAAAACGGGTGCCCTTGACTCTAAATTCGGCATTCTGTTTGAACATTTTGTAAACTGGATCAATATCATTCAACAAGACTTTTCGACTCAGCAAGATTTTGCAAATTGGCTTTCTCCCTTAAAAGGAATTCATGTGCATGTGGGATCTCAGTTGATGGAAAATAAAATTTTTTCCTTAGTGATTGATAAAGTCTTAGAGTGTGCTCATTTTATGTTTGAAAAGAATATGCTTCCTATGCATTTGGATTTGGGTGGTGGACTGGGCGTTCCATACGAAGGTGTGGATCCAAATGGAGATGATATCAAGAAACATATCGAATTATTTAGTACAATTTTAGTAAATAATATAAAAAAGTATGAAGCACTACAAGATAAATGGGGTAAAAAATGTGAAAATCTCAATGTAAGTTTTGAACCAGGCAGAAGTGTCGTTGCGAGCTCAACTGTATTCATAACCAAAGTGCTCTATACGAAGCATAACTCTGCTGAACATCATTTTTGTTATGTAGATGGAGCTATGAATGATTTTCCTCGACCAAGTCTTTATAATGCACAACATCAATGTGAAGTGATCAATTTTCAAGAAATAGAAAAATTAGAAACTCAATTTCATTGGAAAATTGTTGGTCCAGTCTGTGAAAGTGGGGATTTCTTATCAAGTGATGCTTTATTGCCAAATCTTAAAAAAAATGACGTAATTGCATTTTTCGAAGCAGGTGCATATTGTCGCTCGATGGCGAATAATTATAATTTAAGAAAACTTCCATCTGAAATATTTATAAAGGATGGAAGAATCATTAAAATAATTAATAATGAATTACCACCTATACAATAG
- a CDS encoding leucine-rich repeat domain-containing protein yields the protein MQLFLTSLPIFALTNDILINVFFNDKNVLIEKPESDFLVPVIEESLRESLAVFSENKIFTLDTSIVRVENISGLRVCDKAIEFHKKTITFHDPDKLLETYTQCKYKITNNKTKQSVFLRIGLNRTFRSWCRKKDSSSREIRKTVDAILDILHVKCCNDYSVKKSLVIAKMLNLADKKIVDVSPVGSFTNLRALWLNDNLISNITPLTSLKNLFVISLSNNKLSTIQSIKYLKNSRWVFLNQNHITKINAITQLENMKVFTAEDNDIIDISPLLNLRMNVKVKIDGNPFDKNICKDFLAKKSSVLHKDILNDICHDYIKIIPAKIAKIKQKGI from the coding sequence GTGCAATTATTTTTAACGAGTTTACCTATATTTGCTTTGACAAATGATATTTTAATCAACGTTTTTTTTAATGATAAGAATGTGCTCATAGAAAAACCTGAGAGTGATTTTCTTGTGCCAGTAATTGAAGAATCTCTCAGAGAAAGCCTTGCGGTTTTTTCTGAGAATAAAATATTTACCCTTGATACTTCAATAGTTCGTGTAGAAAATATATCTGGATTAAGAGTTTGTGACAAAGCAATAGAATTTCATAAAAAAACGATAACATTTCATGATCCTGATAAACTACTAGAAACCTACACTCAATGTAAATACAAAATTACAAATAATAAAACAAAGCAGTCTGTATTTTTACGTATTGGTTTAAATAGGACTTTTCGTTCATGGTGTAGAAAAAAAGACTCTTCAAGTAGAGAAATAAGGAAGACCGTCGATGCAATTCTAGATATTCTTCATGTTAAGTGTTGTAATGATTATTCTGTTAAAAAGTCTTTAGTTATAGCAAAAATGTTAAATTTAGCAGATAAGAAAATTGTTGATGTTTCTCCAGTTGGGAGTTTTACAAATTTACGAGCACTCTGGCTTAATGATAATTTAATTTCGAATATAACCCCTTTAACTTCATTAAAAAACTTATTTGTTATTAGTTTATCTAATAATAAACTTTCTACTATACAGTCGATAAAATATTTAAAGAATTCTCGTTGGGTATTTTTAAATCAAAATCATATAACTAAAATAAATGCGATCACTCAACTTGAAAATATGAAAGTTTTTACCGCAGAAGATAATGATATTATTGATATATCGCCTCTTCTCAATTTAAGAATGAACGTAAAAGTTAAAATAGATGGCAATCCATTCGATAAAAATATTTGCAAAGATTTCTTAGCTAAAAAATCTTCTGTCTTGCATAAAGATATATTAAATGATATTTGTCACGATTATATAAAAATAATTCCTGCTAAAATAGCAAAGATAAAGCAAAAGGGTATATAA
- a CDS encoding SpoIIE family protein phosphatase, whose product MKLAPKIIILLLAVTFGVMTIYSIIQIKNMEQELIKDAKENHSLMLSNSLGFLSKSLWELDKDISIRGMKPLFETGTVNNILIFDYTGSLFNGLYRKNNEIEVIDPQSIQKVYNIDTSKINSKKMPFTLIPSKLLYKPEKLTDTTYEIVGSLWWKETEFSEPRFLGLAIMHFSTEFIAVRLNEQKIGFVYLTIGLCVSIILLTYAYLEIEIISPIRKLMIASLNVASGVFTKIKTTKGKDEINKLTENFNYMIVKIENSLSLIRGLSEASQEIVKCKDLQEISNIYSNYCQKLILAKKVSVWLDTSNALSNAARGMRRLSDDKELEQNDPILKLILTSVEEFHDKFDNLKKDEKNNKIVIPLLNSKGVMLGLIEIEFSLSEFKYGEEENRIVKGLGVSLSTAIENYWHVLKEKERANIERDFELASAVQDSILSNDIPDSLHFDFSTFYKTASQCGGDWYGVYEVAPDKILVLFGDVTGHGTPAALITAVTRGAADIIKQFIISGSMKVDEKLPGYVLEFINECITETGRKTYYMTMVSALIDFSSNQIIAASAGHTPPALITMNLGQPEVKYIYPKLGSRLGYEKGSKYETQAFPFLPGEQIIFYTDGIIEGENSSAKEYGMKKFKQSMKNHCANKPDLFIKSIINDAYLFFEGIPQKDDIALMIIRFLTEQEKELKKETQNPKMRAA is encoded by the coding sequence ATGAAATTGGCTCCTAAAATAATAATACTTTTACTTGCTGTCACATTCGGGGTGATGACAATTTATAGTATTATTCAAATTAAAAATATGGAGCAAGAACTAATAAAAGATGCAAAAGAAAATCACTCTCTTATGCTCTCAAATTCTCTGGGGTTTTTATCAAAATCACTCTGGGAGTTGGATAAAGATATTTCTATTCGAGGAATGAAGCCTTTATTTGAAACAGGAACTGTAAATAACATTTTAATCTTCGATTATACTGGTAGTTTATTCAATGGACTCTATAGAAAAAATAATGAAATTGAAGTAATTGATCCACAAAGTATTCAAAAGGTATATAATATAGATACTTCTAAAATAAATTCAAAAAAAATGCCTTTCACGCTTATCCCGTCTAAACTCCTTTATAAACCTGAAAAATTAACAGACACGACATACGAAATCGTAGGTTCGCTATGGTGGAAAGAAACAGAGTTTTCAGAACCCAGATTTTTGGGTCTCGCTATCATGCATTTTTCTACAGAATTTATTGCCGTGAGATTGAATGAACAAAAAATTGGTTTTGTATATTTAACAATTGGTTTATGTGTCTCAATTATTTTATTAACATATGCCTATCTAGAAATTGAAATAATCTCTCCTATTCGAAAACTTATGATAGCCAGTTTAAATGTAGCTTCAGGAGTTTTTACAAAGATCAAAACAACAAAAGGTAAGGATGAGATTAATAAGTTAACAGAAAATTTTAATTATATGATAGTTAAAATTGAAAATAGTTTGAGTTTAATCCGAGGGCTCTCAGAAGCTTCTCAAGAAATCGTGAAATGTAAAGATTTACAAGAAATATCAAATATTTATAGTAATTATTGTCAAAAATTAATCCTCGCTAAAAAAGTGAGCGTGTGGCTTGATACAAGCAATGCATTGTCAAATGCTGCTCGAGGGATGAGACGTCTTTCTGACGATAAAGAGCTCGAACAAAATGATCCTATATTAAAACTTATCCTTACATCAGTGGAAGAGTTTCACGATAAATTCGATAATCTTAAAAAGGATGAAAAAAATAATAAAATTGTCATTCCACTTTTAAATTCAAAAGGAGTTATGCTTGGACTCATCGAAATTGAATTTTCTTTGTCCGAGTTTAAATACGGTGAAGAAGAAAATAGAATTGTAAAAGGGTTAGGAGTTTCATTATCAACTGCGATTGAAAACTATTGGCATGTATTAAAAGAAAAAGAAAGAGCAAATATCGAAAGAGACTTTGAACTAGCGAGTGCTGTGCAAGATTCAATTTTATCTAATGATATTCCTGATTCACTGCACTTTGACTTTTCAACCTTTTATAAAACAGCCAGTCAATGTGGCGGAGATTGGTATGGAGTCTATGAAGTTGCTCCTGATAAAATTCTTGTTCTTTTTGGCGACGTAACAGGCCATGGCACACCCGCCGCTCTGATCACGGCTGTCACACGGGGGGCTGCTGATATCATTAAACAGTTTATAATATCAGGTAGCATGAAAGTAGATGAAAAATTGCCTGGTTATGTGCTTGAATTTATCAATGAGTGTATTACAGAGACTGGGCGAAAAACTTATTATATGACAATGGTTTCTGCGTTAATAGATTTTAGTTCAAATCAGATTATAGCAGCATCGGCAGGTCACACTCCCCCGGCTTTGATTACGATGAATTTAGGACAGCCTGAAGTCAAATACATATATCCCAAACTAGGTTCGAGGCTAGGTTATGAAAAGGGATCTAAATATGAAACTCAGGCTTTTCCATTTCTTCCAGGAGAACAAATTATTTTTTATACCGATGGAATCATAGAAGGAGAAAACTCGTCGGCAAAAGAATATGGAATGAAAAAATTTAAACAGTCTATGAAAAACCATTGTGCGAATAAACCTGACCTATTTATAAAAAGTATTATTAATGATGCTTATTTATTTTTTGAAGGAATTCCGCAAAAAGATGATATCGCTCTAATGATTATTAGATTTTTAACTGAACAGGAAAAAGAGTTAAAAAAAGAAACACAAAACCCAAAAATGAGAGCTGCGTAA
- a CDS encoding MutS-related protein, whose product MKEDLHKINDIKYYGKISPFLRAQERSLNYYNKLKTLDNRFALFRLISTITLLAIVVNYAQKSSSTTIFILIILFLSFCLMTSWAHNAIQARQKKWKAIALSYNLSEARLQRDFAFITLHKSPWHDECVKTPAAHVYSSDLDIHTQLYSLLNTCSTQNGSEKLFTLLLDSGIHPEDTNTVIERSNKAQLLKSKTRLLRHFEAMRLNESFLQNYYKLNEKKQENENEESKEYSIFSNVFRIVYAFVSIFAWFIILLPAFKQFLSSGNTEAFLNPIFLYTGFLILGTLIFTPITNLAAKVSQSSKTIQEIIANLNNNETIADNLNFSFLKKSAKRQIKSLNFLLDIVSLRGNPIFWVTLHIFLPFDALVCLILQFKIKKFITKLELWENELIDFDLIASFARLASENPKSRFLTLLDRKQANDQQIECENIGHPLIATHKRICNSIKLNKNSPVVLLTGSNMAGKSTFLRTLGTNIVLANMGAPVFADKFIFPAFRLLCAIRIDDSLSDGTSYFYAEVKRLHFILNSLDDNNKNPGFFLIDEIFRGTNNKERYIGSWHIIHALFEKNSFGFISTHDLALTELDKNDKRLINMHFREHIEGEALAFDYLIKEGPCPTTNALYIMKQNGLPVP is encoded by the coding sequence ATGAAAGAAGATCTACATAAAATTAATGACATAAAATATTATGGTAAAATATCACCTTTTTTACGCGCACAAGAGCGCTCATTAAATTATTATAATAAACTCAAAACCTTAGACAATCGATTCGCGCTCTTTCGTCTTATAAGCACCATCACATTATTAGCAATTGTCGTAAATTATGCGCAAAAATCGAGTTCGACTACGATTTTTATTCTCATTATACTATTCCTATCCTTTTGCTTAATGACATCTTGGGCTCACAATGCTATTCAAGCTAGGCAAAAAAAATGGAAAGCAATTGCTTTAAGCTACAATCTTTCGGAAGCAAGGTTGCAAAGAGATTTTGCCTTCATAACGTTACATAAATCACCTTGGCACGATGAATGCGTAAAAACTCCAGCCGCGCATGTTTATTCTTCAGATCTTGATATTCACACACAACTTTATTCCTTGTTAAATACCTGTTCGACACAAAACGGTTCTGAAAAGCTTTTTACACTTCTATTAGATTCAGGCATACATCCTGAAGATACGAACACGGTCATAGAACGCTCAAATAAAGCTCAACTTCTAAAATCAAAAACAAGACTTTTAAGACATTTTGAAGCCATGAGATTAAATGAGTCCTTTTTGCAAAATTATTATAAACTCAATGAAAAAAAACAAGAAAATGAAAACGAAGAATCAAAAGAATACTCTATCTTTTCAAACGTATTTCGCATTGTTTACGCATTTGTAAGTATTTTTGCATGGTTTATTATTCTTTTACCTGCATTTAAACAGTTTTTATCTTCTGGCAATACAGAAGCATTTTTAAACCCAATTTTTCTCTACACAGGATTTCTTATTCTTGGTACTCTTATCTTTACTCCTATAACCAATTTAGCAGCGAAAGTTTCTCAATCATCTAAAACAATTCAAGAGATAATAGCAAATTTAAATAATAACGAAACAATCGCAGATAATTTGAATTTTTCATTTTTAAAGAAAAGCGCTAAGAGACAAATTAAGTCTTTAAATTTTTTACTCGACATTGTTTCTTTACGCGGCAATCCTATTTTTTGGGTGACTTTACATATTTTTCTCCCTTTTGATGCGCTTGTCTGCCTTATTTTACAATTTAAAATTAAAAAATTTATAACCAAACTGGAATTATGGGAAAATGAATTAATTGATTTTGATCTCATTGCGAGTTTTGCACGCTTAGCGAGTGAAAATCCTAAAAGCCGTTTTCTCACTTTGCTTGATAGAAAGCAGGCAAATGATCAACAAATTGAATGTGAAAATATAGGACATCCTTTAATTGCAACTCATAAGCGGATTTGCAATTCAATCAAATTAAATAAAAATTCCCCTGTCGTGTTGCTCACTGGAAGTAATATGGCAGGCAAAAGTACTTTTTTAAGAACTCTTGGCACAAATATTGTCCTTGCAAATATGGGAGCTCCTGTCTTTGCCGATAAGTTTATTTTTCCAGCCTTTCGCCTCTTATGCGCAATTCGCATTGACGACTCACTGTCAGATGGCACGAGTTATTTCTATGCAGAAGTGAAACGGTTACATTTTATTTTAAATTCACTCGATGATAATAATAAAAATCCTGGTTTTTTCCTGATCGATGAAATATTTAGAGGAACAAATAACAAAGAACGTTATATTGGTAGCTGGCATATAATACATGCGTTATTTGAAAAAAATTCATTTGGTTTTATCTCTACCCATGATTTAGCTTTAACGGAACTCGATAAAAATGATAAACGTTTAATTAATATGCATTTTAGAGAACATATTGAAGGAGAAGCACTTGCTTTTGACTATCTAATTAAAGAAGGACCTTGTCCTACAACAAATGCTCTCTATATTATGAAACAAAATGGTTTACCTGTTCCGTAA
- a CDS encoding tyrosine-type recombinase/integrase: protein MQDLQEDKNGQDEFISEEIFEKVTCFLSTFRSKNTRESYENDLRDFFCFCFYKLNCKINELNQITERIILLWKYDLSSLKSASVRRKLSSLSSFFNYLVKRKLYDRNIMILVKRANVSKESKKNILTLNEVIQVINHLHLKCSEFKHKNFRLYGNWRLRYTALYTLFTVGMRVDELCLLKINSLEKEGDVWRLNMLAKGNIQHRPIIHSETAAVLMDYIKEFRTGSASEAPLLIKTQATKKLTRLSRSSIYDMVKISVKSAGISKEISPHSCRATLASLLHQNGVPIIEIKNLLNHKLVTTTAIYLKNTHDELQAAIKKIELFD from the coding sequence TTGCAAGATTTACAAGAAGATAAAAATGGACAAGATGAATTTATTAGTGAAGAAATCTTCGAAAAAGTAACATGTTTTCTTTCAACTTTTAGAAGTAAAAATACGAGAGAATCTTATGAAAATGATTTGCGGGATTTTTTTTGTTTCTGCTTTTATAAATTAAACTGCAAAATCAATGAATTAAACCAAATTACAGAGCGAATTATCTTATTGTGGAAATATGATTTATCTAGTTTAAAATCTGCGTCCGTGCGAAGAAAATTATCATCACTGTCTTCATTTTTTAATTATCTAGTCAAAAGAAAATTATATGATAGAAATATCATGATATTAGTAAAAAGAGCAAATGTGAGTAAAGAAAGTAAAAAAAATATACTCACTTTAAATGAAGTGATACAAGTCATAAATCATCTTCATTTAAAATGTTCTGAATTCAAACACAAAAATTTTCGTCTTTATGGAAATTGGCGATTGCGCTACACTGCTTTATATACTTTGTTCACTGTAGGAATGCGAGTTGATGAACTTTGCTTATTAAAAATAAACTCCTTAGAAAAAGAAGGAGATGTTTGGCGTTTAAATATGTTAGCAAAAGGAAACATTCAGCATCGTCCTATAATCCATTCAGAAACAGCAGCTGTATTAATGGATTATATAAAAGAATTTCGCACAGGTTCTGCAAGTGAAGCTCCTTTGTTAATAAAAACTCAAGCAACAAAAAAATTGACAAGATTAAGTCGTTCTTCGATTTATGATATGGTTAAAATTAGCGTAAAAAGCGCCGGAATTTCTAAAGAAATTAGTCCGCATAGCTGTCGTGCAACACTTGCTTCACTTTTACATCAGAATGGTGTTCCTATTATTGAAATAAAAAATCTTTTAAATCATAAATTAGTAACCACAACAGCAATCTATTTAAAAAACACGCATGATGAATTACAAGCAGCAATTAAAAAAATTGAATTATTTGATTAA
- a CDS encoding HDOD domain-containing protein produces the protein MKMHLPEGFKLPAMPQIARECLVYLYNPNADTGVLSKSLARDIGISASILKLANSSQFLLGKGAPTSDLNTAILRIGHDSLRQLMILHALEETFVFKDSMFFDFKSFTKHCSFVSLLCTDFAKKISPDSIADIQMAGLMHDVGLAIMGSLFHENLTMMVKFCFENKIDFAAAESQLGLESHSKLGARALATWEIPDRVKLIVSLHDSRKSEDRKDLEAETAKLLDILILSDILAHSYGFGFKEYKRDTRIELSMLKRMGLTADDVKEIVKSALETEAALHSS, from the coding sequence ATGAAAATGCATCTTCCTGAAGGTTTTAAGCTCCCTGCAATGCCTCAAATAGCAAGAGAATGTCTGGTTTATTTGTATAATCCTAATGCCGATACAGGTGTTCTTTCAAAGTCATTAGCAAGGGATATTGGAATTTCAGCAAGTATTTTAAAACTCGCAAATTCATCGCAATTTCTATTAGGAAAAGGCGCGCCAACCAGCGATTTAAACACAGCCATCCTGAGAATTGGCCATGACAGTTTAAGACAACTTATGATTTTGCATGCTCTTGAAGAAACTTTTGTCTTTAAAGACTCCATGTTTTTTGATTTTAAGAGTTTTACGAAGCATTGCTCATTTGTAAGTTTATTATGTACAGATTTTGCAAAAAAGATAAGTCCAGATTCGATTGCTGATATCCAAATGGCAGGTCTAATGCATGATGTAGGATTGGCAATAATGGGAAGTTTATTTCATGAAAATTTAACAATGATGGTAAAGTTTTGCTTTGAAAATAAAATTGATTTTGCAGCTGCAGAATCGCAATTAGGGCTTGAATCACACTCAAAGCTTGGAGCAAGAGCACTTGCAACCTGGGAAATTCCTGACCGTGTCAAGCTTATAGTGAGTTTACATGATTCGAGAAAGTCGGAAGATAGAAAAGATCTTGAAGCAGAGACAGCAAAATTACTTGATATCTTGATTTTATCTGACATTCTTGCGCACAGTTATGGTTTTGGTTTTAAAGAATATAAACGTGACACTCGTATTGAACTTTCCATGCTAAAGAGAATGGGACTCACAGCCGATGATGTGAAAGAAATAGTGAAATCTGCATTAGAAACGGAAGCTGCATTGCACTCTTCTTAA
- a CDS encoding c-type cytochrome encodes MKAYKISCALLCAISSASFAQNSWDLKKYPLGTKITQVDEAKKLIEKIEKRKKQNWVEPNKNDIPKGKEGDNIRYGINLVTNTSQLIGPNAQNNNLRISANNLDCVHCHQSGPSGLPGTKKFSIPWINSKNEFPQLDIKSMTVKSIETIIRGMLGTNPQKMPDNSKEMVAIVAYINWLGSKTIPNMNMYFTKLDNNIHLPKRAADPVKGKGLYSTQCSSCHGEEGLGIKKPNFNKGEGYIFPPIAGNDTYSDGGHMYMIPLLTSFLYTNMPNGATHENPLLKIEDAYDISAYVNHSLSRKKEKNRVLLYPLKEYRPEGFAIPENFKDKKEFTKAKFGPFQTHFWW; translated from the coding sequence ATGAAAGCATACAAAATATCTTGCGCCCTCTTATGTGCAATCTCATCTGCAAGCTTTGCACAAAATTCATGGGATTTAAAAAAATACCCACTCGGAACAAAAATCACCCAAGTTGATGAAGCAAAAAAACTTATAGAAAAGATTGAGAAACGGAAAAAACAAAACTGGGTTGAACCAAATAAAAATGATATTCCAAAGGGTAAAGAAGGCGATAATATTCGTTATGGTATCAATCTCGTAACCAATACTTCGCAATTGATCGGACCAAATGCACAAAATAATAATTTAAGAATTTCTGCAAATAATTTGGACTGCGTACACTGCCATCAATCGGGGCCGAGTGGTTTACCTGGAACTAAAAAGTTTTCAATCCCTTGGATAAATAGTAAAAATGAATTTCCACAGCTTGATATTAAATCTATGACTGTGAAATCCATAGAAACAATTATCCGAGGAATGCTCGGAACAAATCCACAAAAAATGCCAGATAATTCAAAAGAAATGGTTGCAATTGTCGCATATATAAATTGGTTAGGAAGTAAAACAATTCCAAATATGAATATGTACTTTACAAAATTGGATAATAATATTCATTTACCCAAGAGGGCTGCAGATCCTGTAAAAGGAAAAGGGCTTTATAGCACTCAATGTTCGAGCTGCCATGGCGAAGAAGGATTGGGAATTAAAAAACCCAATTTTAACAAGGGCGAAGGTTATATTTTTCCACCTATTGCTGGAAATGATACATACAGTGATGGTGGTCATATGTATATGATTCCACTCTTAACTTCTTTTTTATACACGAATATGCCCAATGGTGCTACGCACGAAAATCCTCTTCTTAAAATTGAGGATGCATATGATATATCTGCCTACGTAAATCACAGTTTATCAAGAAAAAAAGAAAAAAATCGCGTATTATTATATCCCCTCAAAGAATATAGGCCAGAAGGATTTGCTATTCCTGAAAATTTTAAGGATAAAAAGGAATTTACGAAAGCAAAATTTGGCCCATTTCAAACCCATTTTTGGTGGTAA
- a CDS encoding transglycosylase SLT domain-containing protein produces the protein MKLFFIIFSILLSFSSLAIPLKRKDIRASRQLTKEQVANTLERAGFPREIVPVVTCIAEFESNFNPKAINKHNTNNTKDHGLFQINDIWMAKCKMSAKDLQNPFMNARCAFKVYQQQGLTAWVTYKKFKRTCLSYQIPNYSTTHLADVIVQNNQLM, from the coding sequence ATGAAATTGTTTTTTATTATTTTTTCGATTTTATTGAGTTTTTCTTCTTTAGCGATACCGTTAAAAAGAAAAGATATCAGAGCAAGTCGTCAGTTAACAAAAGAGCAGGTTGCCAATACATTGGAACGTGCTGGTTTTCCTCGTGAAATAGTGCCAGTTGTCACTTGTATTGCTGAATTTGAATCTAATTTTAATCCAAAAGCGATTAATAAGCACAACACGAATAACACAAAAGATCATGGTTTATTTCAAATCAATGATATTTGGATGGCAAAATGTAAAATGTCTGCAAAAGATTTGCAAAACCCATTCATGAATGCCAGATGTGCATTTAAAGTTTACCAGCAACAGGGATTGACTGCTTGGGTTACATATAAGAAATTTAAGAGAACTTGTCTCTCTTATCAAATTCCAAACTATAGCACAACTCATTTAGCTGACGTGATTGTGCAAAATAATCAGTTGATGTGA